The genomic DNA TGCCGGGCCCGTCGCATTCACGTTGTCATCGGGATCCCATAGTCTGCGGAGGGACTGCCGCAGGGTGGGGTGACACCTGACCGGGCTTGCCGAGAGGCGGCCCGGAAGGATGTCGCAGTACCCAAGCCCGGTCCGGAGGAGTTCCGCGAGGACGTCGTGCGGGTCGCGCGTATCCGCGAGCCCGGCGTCACGCTGGAACAGATCGCCGCCGACCTCGGCGTCCACCCGATCACCCTGCCGAAGTGGCTGCGTCGCGCCGACACCGACGAGGACGCCAGGCCCGCAGGCGGACGAGCCGGTGCCGCGGGCCCGTGGGCGTACCGGAAGCGGACGAGTCGGGTCCGTGTGCGATGCTCGGCGATGTGGAGACCAGGTCCGTCAGCCCCGTGTTCGTCGGCCGAGCCGAGGAACTCGCCTCGCTCACCGATGCGCTCGCCCGCGCCGCCGCGGGCGAGCCGCAGGCGTTGCTGATCGGCGGAGAGGCGGGCGTCGGCAAGACCCGCCTGGTCGAGGAATTCCTCACCGCGGCCCATCGCCGCGAGGCGGTCGTCGCCGTCGGCGGCTGTGTGGAGATCGGCGCCGACGGACTCCCCTTCGCCCCCTTCTCCACGGCCCTGCGCGCCCTGCGCCGCACCCTGCCCGAGGAGATGGCCGCGGCCTGCTCCGGACAGGAGGGCGAGCTGGCCCGGCTGCTGCCCGAGCTCGGCGAGGCCGACCGGGACGCGACCGACGAGCACAGCACCGCCCGCCTCTTCGAACTCACCGCACGGCTCCTGGAGCGCATCTCGGCGGACCGTACGGCCGTCCTCGTCCTGGAGGACCTGCACTGGGCCGACGCCTCCACCCGGCATCTGCTCGCCTACCTCTTCCGCACCCTGCGCAGCGGCCGGCTCGTCGTTGTCGGCACCTACCGCGCCGACGACATCCACCGCCGTCACCCCCTGCGCCCGCTGCTGGCGGAGCTGGACCGGCTGCGCACCGTACGCCGGGTCGAACTGGCCCGGTTCAGCCATGCCGAGGTACGCCGCCAGCTCAGCGGCATCCTCTCCGTGGCGCCCGAGGCGGCCCTGGTCGACGACATCTTCGAGCGCTCCGACGGCAACGCCTTCTTCGTGGAGGAACTGGCCCGCAGCCTGGAGTGCTGCGGAGACAGCTCCGGCCTCTCCGATTCGCTGCGCGACCTGCTCCTGGTCCGTGTCGAAGCCCTCCCCGACGACGCCCAGAAAGTCGCCAGGATCGTCGCCGAGGGCGGCTCCACCGTCGAGCACGCACTGCTGGCCGCGGTGGCCGGGCTCACCGAGGACGACCTCATCGAGGCCCTGCGCGCCGCCGTGGGCGCCAACCTGCTGCAACCCGCACCCGACTTCGACGGCTACCGCTTCCGCCACTCGCTGGTCCGCGAGGCCGTCAGCGACGACCTGCTGCCCGGCGAGCGCTCACGCCTCAACCGCCGCTACGGCGAGGCCCTGGAGGCCGACCCCGCACTCGTCCGGGCCGACGAACGCGCCACCCGCCTCGCCAGCTACTGGTACGCCGCACACGACCCGGCCAAGGCCCTGCCCGCCGTACTGAAGGCATCCGTCGAGGCCCGCCGCCGCTTCGCCCACTCCGAGCAACTGCGGCTGCTGGAGCGGGCCATGGAGCTGTGGGACGAGGTACCCGACGAGGTACGCCGCACCCTGCGCCCCATCGACTACGCCGAGGTCTACCCGGGCTGCGGCGGTGACCCCGACAGCACCCCGCTGCGCTATCTCGACCTGATGGCCGAAGCCACTGTCGCCGCACGCTTCGGCGGGGACCGCGAGCGGGCCCTGGCCATCTCGAAGAAGGCCATGCGGGTCGTGGACGCCGAGGGCGACCCGCTGCGCGCCGCCTGGTTCTGGGTGCAGCGCTCGCGGCTCATGCAGGACCTCACCCGGGGCGACGGATGGGAGGAGCTGGCCACGGCCCAGGAACTGGTCCGCGGACTGCCCCCGTCCGCCGTGCACGCCGATGTCCTCACCAGTGTGGCGGGCTGGAGCGCCCTGCACCGCCCGGGGCCGCAGACGCTCGCCGACGCCGACCGGGCGGTGGAGTACGCCAGGCTCATCGGCGACGAGTACATCGAACTGCACGCCCGGCTCACCCGGGGAATGCTCATCGCCGACGCGGGCGGCATCGACGAAGGGATCGCGGAGATGTACGCGGTCCGCGACCGCGCCGACGAACTGCAGCTCGTCCACCTGGTGGGCCGGGCCGGAATCAACCTCCCGTCGTCGCTGGAATCCATG from Streptomyces sp. NBC_00654 includes the following:
- a CDS encoding helix-turn-helix transcriptional regulator — translated: METRSVSPVFVGRAEELASLTDALARAAAGEPQALLIGGEAGVGKTRLVEEFLTAAHRREAVVAVGGCVEIGADGLPFAPFSTALRALRRTLPEEMAAACSGQEGELARLLPELGEADRDATDEHSTARLFELTARLLERISADRTAVLVLEDLHWADASTRHLLAYLFRTLRSGRLVVVGTYRADDIHRRHPLRPLLAELDRLRTVRRVELARFSHAEVRRQLSGILSVAPEAALVDDIFERSDGNAFFVEELARSLECCGDSSGLSDSLRDLLLVRVEALPDDAQKVARIVAEGGSTVEHALLAAVAGLTEDDLIEALRAAVGANLLQPAPDFDGYRFRHSLVREAVSDDLLPGERSRLNRRYGEALEADPALVRADERATRLASYWYAAHDPAKALPAVLKASVEARRRFAHSEQLRLLERAMELWDEVPDEVRRTLRPIDYAEVYPGCGGDPDSTPLRYLDLMAEATVAARFGGDRERALAISKKAMRVVDAEGDPLRAAWFWVQRSRLMQDLTRGDGWEELATAQELVRGLPPSAVHADVLTSVAGWSALHRPGPQTLADADRAVEYARLIGDEYIELHARLTRGMLIADAGGIDEGIAEMYAVRDRADELQLVHLVGRAGINLPSSLESMGRSLEAVAAADHGIEVCHNHGLADTEAWVRSNQSQSYFSLGHWAESRAAADAAGLLAQSRKSRGLVAARRTELALARGDLAEAEEQLSLTRRMFGLHDPQPQHLITPVRHAMAIAAQQGRLTEARAAFDSLAERDFAPGTQWHSLPLLHVAASIEADARGLPAADPGRPAVLARIRGHLKKLPMLVPVWAAHGALVEAELARAEGTDTPAHWSRAAEAFAPLHRPYELAQVQLRWAEALLIAPGDRTDATALLREAHSTAGRLGARPLAENVELLAGRARIALEAPARTGESEIHPAVLVPSNAPGGTVRDGAGHPGAGEPDPALAAVESFGLTPREQDVHRLVAAGHTNRRIAEELYISPKTASVHVSNILAKLGVSSRGEAAALAHRLRLYPAR